One genomic segment of Arachis duranensis cultivar V14167 chromosome 4, aradu.V14167.gnm2.J7QH, whole genome shotgun sequence includes these proteins:
- the LOC107482884 gene encoding dirigent protein 16-like, translating into MAMLITVAQWEVIGVSAIDPIAATGKEAMIELYMHDIQGGSSPTARPVIGLLGNIYSGQVPFVMPTGFNIPQGQTAVSNANGALPTVNGVFGIPLGTGLAGTSFAGDSGNNKNQNNAKLQLGPDGLGLGFGTIIVIDDVLMAQPELGSQIVGKAKGVYVASLADGSRQMMTFTALFEGGEYGDSLNFYGLHKIGSAVSQLSVIGGTGKFKNANGFAELRALIPPGQVSTNGAETLLRITVYLNY; encoded by the coding sequence ATGGCAATGTTAATTACCGTTGCTCAATGGGAAGTGATTGGTGTATCCGCAATTGACCCGATTGCAGCCACAGGAAAAGAAGCAATGATTGAGTTGTACATGCATGACATTCAAGGAGGAAGTAGCCCAACAGCTAGGCCAGTTATCGGCTTGCTGGGCAACATTTACAGCGGGCAAGTGCCTTTTGTGATGCCAACAGGATTCAACATCCCGCAAGGTCAGACTGCTGTCTCCAATGCCAATGGTGCTCTTCCAACTGTCAACGGAGTATTCGGGATCCCACTTGGAACCGGCTTGGCTGGTACGAGCTTTGCAGGAGACTCAGGCAATAATAAGAACCAGAATAATGCCAAGTTGCAGTTAGGACCTGATGGTTTAGGACTTGGTTTCGGCACAATCATTGTAATTGATGATGTTTTAATGGCTCAACCAGAGCTGGGGTCACAAATAGTTGGGAAAGCTAAAGGAGTGTACGTGGCGAGTTTGGCAGATGGGAGTAGACAAATGATGACATTTACTGCCTTGTTCGAAGGAGGGGAGTATGGAGACAGCCTTAACTTCTATGGCCTGCACAAGATAGGGAGCGCCGTGTCGCAGTTATCAGTGATCGGGGGCACAGGGAAGTTCAAGAACGCAAACGGTTTTGCAGAACTCAGAGCTCTTATCCCCCCAGGACAGGTTTCCACTAATGGAGCAGAGACATTGCTAAGGATCACTGTCTATTTGAACTACTAA